In Streptomyces canus, one DNA window encodes the following:
- a CDS encoding ATP-dependent DNA helicase yields MTKPSLPELLHAAVTAVGGTERPGQVTMAESVADAIDDGSHLLVQAGTGTGKSLGYLVPALAHGERVVVATATLALQRQLVERDLPRTVEALHPLLRRRPEFAMLKGRSNYLCLHRLHEGVPQDEEEGLFDQFEAAAPTSKLGQDLLRLRDWSQDTETGDRDDLTPGVSDRAWAQISVSSRECLGATKCAYGAECFAEMARERAKLAEVVVTNHALLAIDAIEGAPVLPQHEVLIVDEAHELVSRVTGVATGELTPGQVNRAVRRAAKLVNEKAADQLQTAAEGFERLMELALPGRLEEIPEDLGYALMALRDAARTVISAIGATRDKSVQDEDAVRKQALASVEAVHDVAERITNGSEWDVVWYERHDRFGASLRVAPMSVSGLLREKLFADRSVVLTSATLKLGGDFNGVGASLGLAPEGTEGEDLPKWKGLDVGSPFDYPRQGILYVAKHLSRPARDGDRVDMLDELTELIQAAGGRTLGLFSSMRAAQLAAEELRSRIPEFPILLQGEETLGELIKNFAADPQTCLFGTLSLWQGVDVPGPSCQLVVMDKIPFPRPDDPLMSARQKAVEDAGGNGFMAVAATHAALLMAQGAGRLVRASGDRGVVAVLDQRLATARYGSYLKASLPDFWYTTDRNQVRKSLTAIDAAARATEAAELVAEAEKAQAEVG; encoded by the coding sequence ATGACGAAGCCCTCACTCCCCGAACTCCTGCATGCTGCCGTCACTGCCGTCGGCGGTACGGAGCGCCCCGGCCAGGTGACCATGGCCGAATCCGTCGCGGACGCGATCGACGACGGCTCCCACCTGCTGGTGCAGGCCGGCACCGGTACCGGAAAGTCGCTCGGCTACCTCGTGCCCGCGCTCGCGCACGGGGAGCGGGTCGTCGTCGCGACGGCCACCCTCGCCCTGCAGAGACAGCTCGTCGAGCGCGACCTGCCGCGCACGGTCGAGGCGCTGCACCCGCTGCTGCGCCGGCGCCCGGAGTTCGCGATGCTCAAGGGCCGGTCGAACTATCTGTGCCTGCACCGCCTCCACGAGGGCGTCCCGCAGGACGAGGAGGAGGGGCTCTTCGACCAGTTCGAGGCCGCGGCGCCCACCAGCAAGCTGGGCCAGGACCTGCTGCGGCTGCGGGACTGGTCGCAGGACACCGAGACCGGTGACCGCGACGACCTCACGCCGGGTGTCTCCGACCGCGCCTGGGCGCAGATCTCCGTGTCCTCCCGTGAGTGCCTGGGAGCGACGAAGTGCGCCTACGGCGCCGAGTGCTTCGCCGAGATGGCCCGCGAGCGCGCCAAGCTCGCCGAGGTCGTCGTCACCAACCACGCACTGCTCGCGATCGACGCCATCGAAGGCGCCCCCGTGCTTCCTCAGCACGAAGTGCTGATCGTCGACGAGGCGCACGAGCTGGTTTCCCGGGTCACCGGTGTCGCCACCGGCGAGCTCACCCCCGGCCAGGTCAACCGCGCGGTGCGCCGCGCCGCGAAGCTTGTCAACGAGAAGGCGGCGGATCAGCTCCAGACCGCGGCGGAGGGCTTCGAGCGGCTGATGGAGCTTGCCCTGCCCGGCAGGCTGGAGGAGATCCCGGAGGACCTCGGGTACGCGCTCATGGCCCTGCGCGACGCCGCCCGTACGGTCATCTCCGCGATCGGAGCGACCCGCGACAAGTCGGTCCAGGACGAAGACGCGGTTCGCAAACAGGCGCTGGCCTCCGTGGAGGCGGTGCACGACGTGGCGGAGCGGATCACGAACGGCTCGGAGTGGGACGTCGTCTGGTACGAGCGCCACGACCGCTTCGGAGCCTCCTTGCGCGTGGCCCCCATGTCGGTGTCCGGCTTGCTGCGGGAGAAGCTGTTCGCGGACCGTTCCGTGGTCCTGACCTCGGCGACCCTGAAGCTGGGTGGCGACTTCAACGGTGTGGGAGCGTCCCTGGGGCTCGCCCCGGAAGGAACCGAGGGCGAAGACCTGCCGAAGTGGAAGGGCCTCGACGTCGGTTCGCCCTTCGACTACCCCAGGCAGGGCATCCTCTATGTCGCCAAGCACCTCTCACGACCCGCGCGTGACGGTGACCGAGTGGACATGCTCGACGAATTGACCGAGCTCATCCAGGCGGCAGGCGGTCGCACCCTGGGACTGTTCTCCTCCATGAGGGCTGCCCAACTGGCCGCCGAGGAGCTGCGCTCCCGCATCCCGGAGTTCCCGATCCTCCTCCAGGGCGAGGAGACCCTCGGCGAGCTGATCAAAAACTTCGCGGCAGACCCGCAGACCTGCCTTTTCGGCACGCTGTCGCTCTGGCAGGGCGTCGACGTGCCCGGCCCCAGCTGCCAGCTTGTCGTCATGGACAAGATCCCGTTCCCCCGACCCGACGACCCTCTGATGAGCGCCCGCCAGAAGGCGGTGGAGGACGCGGGGGGCAACGGCTTCATGGCCGTCGCCGCCACGCATGCCGCGCTGCTCATGGCCCAGGGGGCCGGCCGCCTCGTCCGGGCCTCGGGGGACCGTGGTGTGGTCGCGGTACTGGATCAGCGGCTGGCGACGGCGCGGTACGGCAGCTACCTCAAGGCGTCACTGCCCGACTTCTGGTACACCACGGACCGTAACCAGGTGCGGAAGTCGCTGACGGCGATCGATGCAGCAGCGAGGGCGACGGAAGCGGCGGAACTCGTGGCAGAGGCCGAGAAGGCGCAGGCGGAAGTCGGATGA